A stretch of Clostridium sp. BJN0001 DNA encodes these proteins:
- a CDS encoding permease: MKNLIKKYRFFLGTIIIVGIITMINKELGLKSLGIAGFSFKEMALVIPPVFMLLGLLDVWVPKEIMIKYMGEGSGIKGIILSIIIGSAAAGPLYGAFPVAAVFMKKGVKFTNILIFIGAWSTTKIPMLLFEMSALGNTFAITRLLIDIPGIIIIAYILAAFASKDEIEKLYKNAEKL; encoded by the coding sequence ATGAAGAATTTAATTAAGAAATATAGATTTTTTCTTGGAACAATAATTATTGTAGGAATTATCACTATGATTAATAAAGAATTAGGACTTAAATCTTTAGGTATTGCAGGTTTTAGTTTTAAAGAAATGGCATTAGTTATACCACCAGTTTTTATGCTACTCGGATTACTTGATGTATGGGTTCCAAAAGAAATTATGATCAAATACATGGGAGAAGGATCTGGAATCAAAGGGATTATATTATCTATAATCATAGGATCAGCAGCGGCAGGACCACTTTATGGAGCATTTCCAGTTGCAGCAGTTTTTATGAAAAAAGGAGTGAAGTTTACCAATATTCTTATATTTATAGGAGCCTGGTCTACTACGAAAATTCCAATGTTACTATTTGAAATGTCAGCACTTGGAAATACCTTTGCAATAACTAGATTATTAATTGATATTCCAGGAATCATAATAATTGCTTATATATTAGCAGCATTTGCGTCTAAAGATGAGATTGAGAAACTTTACAAGAATGCAGAAAAGCTATAA
- a CDS encoding FAD-dependent oxidoreductase, whose product MQESIFYKESFLQCEKILVAIGRKLNSDSEAFINLGLAIENGSIVVNKNMETNINGVYAAGDVIGGKLLAHLSFIEESSTEPLMKLENTEVWMQVLLHHLPMMAGKL is encoded by the coding sequence TTGCAAGAGTCAATATTTTATAAAGAATCTTTTCTGCAATGTGAAAAAATTTTAGTTGCCATTGGAAGAAAACTTAATTCTGATTCAGAAGCATTTATAAATTTAGGACTTGCCATTGAAAATGGTTCCATTGTAGTAAATAAAAATATGGAAACTAACATAAATGGAGTTTATGCTGCTGGTGATGTTATTGGAGGAAAACTTCTTGCTCACCTTTCATTTATTGAAGAATCGAGTACAGAACCGTTGATGAAATTAGAAAACACAGAGGTGTGGATGCAGGTACTGCTACATCACTTACCGATGATGGCTGGAAAATTGTAG
- a CDS encoding metalloregulator ArsR/SmtB family transcription factor has protein sequence MNNLMNFFNALSDETRLRIIMLIYNKELCVCEMCGILELPQPKVSRHLSKLRDMGLVRDERQNQWIFYYLNIEDEQMLNFIKDINDNSLKYDVIYNDVEKLRKKISTNKMCGRNK, from the coding sequence ATGAACAATCTTATGAATTTTTTTAATGCACTATCAGATGAAACAAGATTAAGAATTATTATGCTCATATATAATAAAGAGCTATGTGTATGTGAAATGTGTGGAATACTGGAATTACCACAGCCAAAGGTATCAAGACATCTCTCAAAGCTTAGAGACATGGGGCTTGTTAGAGATGAAAGACAAAATCAGTGGATATTCTATTATTTAAATATTGAAGATGAACAAATGTTAAATTTTATAAAGGATATTAACGACAATAGTTTAAAGTATGATGTTATTTATAATGATGTAGAAAAGTTAAGAAAAAAGATTTCTACTAATAAGATGTGTGGAAGAAATAAATAA
- a CDS encoding 4Fe-4S binding protein has protein sequence MSKSWYPVINYELCLECGACVNKCGHGVYDKSKYPSPQIINTDGCIQGCKGCGNLCPSGAIEYVGDVGEKSDCGCCCGGDDSGDCC, from the coding sequence GTGTCAAAAAGTTGGTATCCAGTAATAAACTATGAATTATGTTTAGAATGTGGAGCTTGTGTAAACAAGTGTGGTCATGGAGTATATGACAAAAGTAAATATCCATCTCCCCAAATTATAAATACTGATGGATGCATACAAGGATGTAAAGGTTGTGGAAACCTTTGCCCAAGTGGAGCTATAGAGTATGTTGGAGATGTAGGAGAGAAAAGTGATTGCGGATGTTGCTGCGGTGGGGACGATTCTGGGGATTGTTGCTAA
- a CDS encoding thioredoxin family protein: MSLLNKEGSYFTKKNILKGMIVIVIIGAIAGIGYIKNNTLNNDKLADSAGSVLNEGDNSNSEIKSDSENVSENKAESSKDFSSGVASKFDLEATNNFNLNELKSYRLPMIIDFGSDTCIPCREMAPTLKALNQELNGKAIVKFVDVSKNADAAKNLPLKVIPTQFFFDKNGKPYVPKDTQSGFTMYSDKATGEHLFTVHEGGMDKDSILKVLKEIGLE; this comes from the coding sequence ATGTCATTACTAAATAAAGAGGGATCTTATTTTACTAAAAAAAATATTCTTAAAGGCATGATTGTAATTGTAATTATTGGTGCAATTGCAGGTATAGGATATATAAAAAATAACACTTTAAATAATGATAAGCTGGCAGATAGTGCAGGAAGTGTATTAAATGAAGGGGATAATTCTAATTCAGAAATTAAAAGTGACTCAGAAAATGTAAGTGAAAATAAAGCTGAGAGTTCAAAAGACTTTAGTTCAGGGGTTGCAAGTAAATTTGATTTAGAGGCTACTAATAATTTTAATCTTAATGAATTGAAATCATATAGACTGCCTATGATTATTGATTTTGGATCAGATACATGTATACCATGTAGGGAAATGGCACCTACATTAAAAGCGCTTAATCAAGAATTAAATGGAAAAGCTATAGTTAAGTTTGTAGATGTGTCGAAGAATGCAGATGCTGCAAAAAATTTACCATTAAAAGTTATACCAACACAATTTTTCTTTGATAAGAATGGAAAACCTTATGTTCCCAAAGATACTCAAAGTGGATTTACAATGTATAGCGACAAAGCCACAGGAGAACATCTATTTACAGTACATGAAGGTGGAATGGATAAAGATTCAATACTAAAAGTATTAAAGGAGATTGGATTAGAATGA
- a CDS encoding cytochrome c biogenesis protein CcdA, with amino-acid sequence MINEWLESLSTLITQRMWLAPLLALFTGVLTSFTPCSLSSVPLVISCVGGTKSDDTRKAFKLSIVFAIGTASTFTALGVVASLMGKLMQGTGSWWYLILGVLMVLMALQTWELFNFIPSSYAISKNKKTGYIGAFIAGILGGFFSSPCSTPALIVILAFVAKEGNIIFGTLLLLLYSIGHSVLVIIAGTSIGFVSKITSSNKYGNLSFILKILMGLIMLLLSFYMFYLGF; translated from the coding sequence ATGATTAATGAATGGTTAGAATCCTTATCTACTTTAATTACTCAAAGAATGTGGCTTGCACCACTTTTAGCATTATTTACAGGAGTTTTAACATCATTTACACCATGTTCACTTTCTAGTGTGCCACTGGTAATAAGCTGTGTTGGAGGTACTAAAAGTGACGATACTAGAAAAGCTTTTAAATTATCCATAGTATTTGCAATTGGAACAGCATCAACGTTTACAGCTTTAGGTGTTGTTGCATCTCTAATGGGAAAACTTATGCAAGGTACAGGATCATGGTGGTATCTAATATTAGGTGTACTTATGGTTCTTATGGCATTACAAACATGGGAGTTGTTTAATTTTATACCATCTTCTTATGCAATAAGTAAAAATAAGAAAACAGGATATATTGGTGCATTTATAGCAGGAATATTAGGTGGATTCTTTTCATCACCTTGTTCAACTCCTGCATTAATAGTTATATTGGCTTTTGTAGCTAAAGAAGGGAATATTATATTTGGAACCTTGTTATTATTGCTTTATTCTATAGGACATAGTGTTCTAGTTATTATAGCAGGGACATCTATAGGGTTTGTAAGTAAAATTACAAGCTCAAATAAATATGGAAATTTAAGTTTTATATTAAAAATACTTATGGGCTTAATAATGTTGTTACTTTCATTTTATATGTTTTACTTAGGGTTTTAA
- a CDS encoding IS4 family transposase, translating into MKNTRLLSLILKETNDLITSSEYKEAYSLGNSFSRNRKLSFSNTVHFICSALRKSISSEIDNFIEDHKCLKFPSITKQAFSKARQNISPEAFNELCRLFVDKFYSINKNLNTWNGFNILAVDGTSLQVPDTKECGEYFGLSSNQNKTRTAIATASALYDVLNDIIVDSRITKYKTSERHIAKQHIESIGDKFCPRKSIVIFDRGYPSYDMFDYLNSKELLFLMRVSTSFKLAQSIDSPDFILKYKVKGEIKKIRVVKVKLSDEVTETLVTNIYDDTITPLKFKELYFLRWGVESKYKELKCSLKIEEFSGTKPIAIKQDFYVSIYLSMIAALIKKDADAAISNDNKDKDLNSIYQSNRNFILGQVFKRIIALLVKSRLRNKLLELILEKAIKIRSQIRCNRSCERKNKHPRKKHHHNIKSCF; encoded by the coding sequence ATGAAAAATACTAGATTATTATCTTTAATTTTAAAAGAAACAAACGATTTAATTACTTCAAGTGAGTACAAAGAAGCATACAGCTTAGGTAACTCATTCTCAAGGAATAGAAAACTATCCTTTTCAAATACGGTTCATTTTATTTGCTCCGCATTGCGAAAATCCATCTCTTCTGAAATTGATAATTTTATTGAAGATCATAAATGTTTAAAATTTCCGTCAATAACAAAACAAGCATTTTCTAAGGCAAGACAAAATATATCACCAGAAGCCTTTAATGAATTATGCAGACTTTTTGTTGATAAATTTTATAGTATAAATAAAAATTTAAACACTTGGAATGGTTTTAATATTCTAGCTGTAGATGGAACTAGTCTACAAGTGCCAGATACAAAAGAATGTGGTGAATATTTTGGATTAAGCAGTAATCAAAATAAGACAAGAACTGCTATTGCGACGGCGTCAGCCTTATATGATGTATTAAATGACATTATTGTAGATTCTAGAATTACTAAATATAAGACAAGTGAAAGACATATTGCAAAACAACATATAGAGTCAATAGGAGATAAATTCTGTCCTCGAAAAAGCATTGTTATTTTTGATAGAGGCTATCCTTCATATGATATGTTTGATTATTTAAATTCCAAGGAATTACTATTTTTAATGCGAGTATCAACATCTTTTAAACTTGCACAATCAATAGATTCCCCTGACTTTATTTTAAAATATAAAGTTAAAGGTGAAATAAAAAAAATAAGAGTAGTAAAAGTTAAGCTGTCAGATGAGGTGACAGAAACTTTAGTGACTAACATCTATGATGATACTATTACGCCTTTAAAATTCAAAGAACTCTATTTCTTAAGATGGGGCGTTGAATCTAAATATAAAGAATTAAAATGCAGTCTTAAAATCGAAGAATTTTCAGGTACTAAGCCAATTGCCATAAAGCAAGATTTTTACGTTTCTATTTATTTATCGATGATTGCAGCTCTTATAAAAAAAGATGCCGATGCTGCGATATCAAATGATAATAAGGATAAAGATTTAAATTCAATATATCAATCAAATAGGAATTTTATTTTGGGACAGGTATTCAAACGAATTATAGCTTTATTAGTTAAATCTAGATTAAGAAATAAGCTGTTAGAATTAATACTTGAAAAAGCTATAAAAATACGCTCACAAATACGTTGCAACCGATCTTGTGAGCGCAAAAACAAACATCCAAGAAAAAAGCACCATCATAATATTAAATCCTGTTTTTAA
- a CDS encoding SHOCT domain-containing protein has translation MRQGYHMGMGYYGSYILIFILVIFCMLIFLLLKSKKSLNLFVISLIDMLKGNYASGIITADEYIERKSIIEDIKYSSQYIPILLERYAQCTIGTKEFLNIKNEIESNNIDNLISARLAKGELSYDEFKSRMDSESL, from the coding sequence ATGAGACAGGGTTACCATATGGGAATGGGATATTATGGTTCTTATATTTTAATATTTATTTTGGTGATTTTTTGTATGCTAATATTTTTACTATTAAAAAGTAAGAAATCTCTAAATTTATTTGTAATAAGCTTAATTGATATGCTTAAAGGAAACTATGCTTCGGGTATTATTACAGCTGATGAATATATAGAAAGAAAATCTATTATTGAAGATATAAAATATTCGAGTCAATATATACCTATACTACTTGAAAGATATGCCCAATGTACCATAGGCACCAAAGAATTTTTAAATATTAAAAATGAAATTGAAAGCAATAACATTGATAATCTTATAAGTGCGAGGCTTGCAAAAGGAGAACTATCCTATGATGAATTTAAATCTAGAATGGATAGTGAATCTTTATGA
- the lgt gene encoding prolipoprotein diacylglyceryl transferase, which produces MNPTAFSIGGFDVRWYGILIGTGMMLGILMANYNCKWREVDYDNLLNIVLLSIPIGIVGARLYYVVFEFENYKSNIIEAFNIRQGGLAIHGGLIFAIGTALIYTKIKKLNFIKFADVAAPSIIFAQALGRWGNFFNQEAHGDSVSYEFIKHFPMFIQKGMHIDGIYYNPTFLYESTWNIIVFIILMVILRKSKKNGIVFFTYIGLYSIGRFIIEGMRTDSLMLGNIRVAQLVSLSGILLSIIFIFLSYCKKANKMERI; this is translated from the coding sequence ATGAATCCAACAGCATTTTCAATTGGAGGATTTGATGTAAGATGGTATGGAATATTAATTGGAACTGGAATGATGTTAGGAATATTAATGGCAAATTATAATTGTAAATGGAGAGAAGTTGATTATGATAATTTACTAAATATCGTATTACTGTCTATTCCAATTGGTATTGTTGGTGCAAGACTATATTATGTAGTATTTGAATTTGAAAACTATAAAAGCAACATTATTGAAGCATTTAATATAAGACAAGGTGGACTTGCTATACATGGTGGTCTTATTTTTGCAATAGGAACAGCGTTAATATATACAAAAATTAAAAAATTAAACTTTATTAAATTTGCAGATGTAGCAGCCCCTTCTATTATTTTTGCACAAGCCTTAGGGAGATGGGGAAATTTTTTCAATCAGGAAGCACATGGAGATTCTGTTAGTTATGAATTTATTAAACATTTTCCTATGTTTATTCAAAAAGGTATGCACATAGATGGCATATATTATAATCCTACTTTTCTGTATGAATCTACTTGGAACATAATTGTATTTATAATATTAATGGTTATATTAAGGAAAAGCAAAAAAAATGGAATTGTATTTTTTACATACATTGGCTTGTATTCTATAGGTAGATTTATAATCGAAGGAATGAGGACAGATAGTTTAATGCTCGGAAATATTAGAGTGGCTCAATTAGTTAGTTTAAGTGGAATTTTACTTTCGATAATATTTATATTTTTAAGTTATTGTAAAAAAGCAAATAAAATGGAGAGGATATAA
- a CDS encoding thioredoxin domain-containing protein, with amino-acid sequence MKKDVKILISVVIVILVLGVVSIKKLYSENVGTTSEKTAIKSETTNETTVVKGMPMLIDLGAGTCMPCKEMVPVLAEVKEVYEGKAVVNVIDVNDHPEEADKYGIRVIPTQVFLDKDGKEFFRHEGFFSKEEIVKVFEKMGVN; translated from the coding sequence ATGAAAAAAGATGTAAAAATATTAATCAGTGTAGTTATAGTTATTTTAGTTTTGGGAGTAGTTTCCATAAAAAAACTTTATAGTGAGAATGTAGGAACTACAAGTGAAAAGACAGCAATAAAAAGTGAAACAACAAATGAAACCACAGTGGTAAAAGGCATGCCAATGCTAATTGATTTAGGAGCAGGAACATGTATGCCTTGCAAGGAGATGGTTCCCGTGCTTGCTGAAGTAAAAGAAGTATATGAGGGTAAAGCTGTAGTAAATGTTATTGATGTTAATGATCATCCAGAGGAAGCGGATAAATATGGTATAAGAGTTATTCCAACCCAAGTGTTTTTAGATAAGGATGGTAAGGAATTTTTTAGACATGAAGGCTTTTTCTCAAAAGAGGAAATTGTAAAAGTGTTTGAGAAAATGGGAGTGAATTAA
- a CDS encoding cytochrome c biogenesis CcdA family protein — protein MEQILNSFTTVLSNNIWLALVMSFVAGIVSSFSPCVLSTIPLVVGYVGGYAGKDKKLAFKYSLFFCIGLVITFTAFGALSAILGRLMTGTGKWWYIVLGIIMLVAGMQMLGVIEFKNNSCKMPAKRTGLIGAFFLGILGGVLSSPCSTPVLIAILTFVSGKGNIALGILMLFLYSIGHCTLILISGTSVGFVEALSNSSKSLFIGKILKYILAILVLILGLYLIYTGV, from the coding sequence ATGGAACAAATACTTAATAGTTTTACAACTGTGCTTTCAAACAATATATGGTTAGCTCTTGTTATGTCATTTGTTGCAGGTATAGTCTCATCTTTTAGCCCTTGTGTTTTATCTACAATACCATTAGTTGTAGGCTATGTTGGTGGATATGCCGGTAAAGATAAAAAACTTGCCTTTAAATACTCTTTATTCTTTTGTATAGGTTTAGTTATTACCTTTACTGCGTTTGGAGCACTTTCTGCAATACTTGGAAGACTAATGACAGGTACTGGAAAATGGTGGTACATAGTACTTGGAATCATTATGCTTGTGGCTGGTATGCAGATGCTTGGAGTTATTGAATTTAAAAATAACAGCTGCAAGATGCCTGCAAAACGTACTGGTCTTATAGGAGCTTTTTTTCTTGGAATATTGGGAGGGGTTTTATCTTCGCCCTGTTCAACGCCAGTGCTTATAGCTATATTAACCTTTGTTTCTGGTAAAGGTAATATTGCATTAGGTATTCTTATGTTATTTTTATATTCTATTGGCCACTGTACATTAATTTTAATTTCTGGAACTTCTGTAGGTTTTGTAGAAGCCTTAAGTAATTCAAGTAAATCGCTATTTATAGGAAAGATACTAAAATATATTTTGGCAATACTTGTTTTAATATTGGGATTATATCTAATATATACAGGCGTATAA
- a CDS encoding IS3 family transposase (programmed frameshift) yields the protein MVQHFEEEVKRKIVALHVEGRTIKSLVDEYKVSKASISNWVKQYRSECQTNQDLKSEYDYLTENKKLKKQLQEMQKENDFFKKSSGILCKGNRLMVYRFIDDNKQHFGVRWLLRRFSIYPNAYYNYKKARKQAYNDKKKSIYSTIEEIYHENNGVLGYRNMKIFLERKHIYLSCQTVHKYMNTDLKIYSIVRKKKPSYKHGKAYKKFPNLLNQDFTAAKINEKWCTDFTYITLANGQKRYNCSIVDLHDRSVVASLNGKEITSDLAIKTVKKAFAAQHITNNGNILLHSDQGTQFTSKEFVNFCKGNGITQSMSKAGYPYDNAPMERYFNTLKNELINLKYYHNDKELNSDIDNFAYVWYNHLRPHTFNNGLTPFEARYKKN from the exons ATGGTACAACATTTTGAGGAAGAAGTAAAAAGAAAAATAGTAGCTCTTCATGTTGAAGGAAGAACAATTAAAAGTTTAGTTGATGAATATAAAGTATCAAAGGCTAGTATTTCAAATTGGGTTAAGCAATACCGCAGCGAATGCCAGACAAACCAGGATTTAAAAAGCGAATATGATTATCTTACTGAAAATAAGAAGCTTAAGAAACAGCTTCAGGAAATGCAGAAGGAAAATGATTTCT TTAAAAAAAGCAGCGGCATTCTTTGCAAAGGAAATCGATTGATGGTTTATCGATTTATTGATGATAATAAACAGCACTTCGGTGTACGATGGCTGCTTAGACGATTTAGTATCTATCCTAATGCATATTATAACTACAAAAAAGCAAGAAAACAGGCTTATAATGATAAGAAGAAGTCTATATATTCTACAATAGAAGAAATCTATCATGAAAATAATGGTGTATTAGGCTATAGAAATATGAAAATATTCTTAGAACGTAAGCATATATATTTAAGCTGCCAGACTGTCCATAAATACATGAATACTGACTTGAAGATATATTCTATAGTTCGTAAAAAGAAGCCTTCTTACAAACATGGAAAAGCGTACAAGAAATTTCCTAATTTGTTGAATCAAGATTTCACAGCTGCAAAAATTAATGAAAAATGGTGCACTGATTTCACATATATTACACTTGCTAATGGTCAAAAAAGATATAACTGTTCAATCGTAGATCTGCATGACCGCTCAGTTGTTGCATCACTTAATGGTAAAGAAATCACGTCTGATTTGGCTATAAAAACAGTAAAAAAGGCATTCGCCGCGCAGCATATTACTAATAATGGTAATATATTACTTCATAGTGATCAAGGTACTCAATTCACGTCAAAGGAGTTTGTTAATTTCTGCAAAGGTAACGGTATAACGCAAAGTATGAGTAAGGCTGGTTATCCCTATGATAATGCACCTATGGAACGATATTTCAACACTCTTAAGAATGAATTGATAAATCTAAAATATTATCATAATGATAAAGAGCTTAATTCAGATATCGATAACTTTGCATACGTCTGGTACAACCACTTACGTCCACATACATTTAATAATGGTCTAACGCCATTTGAAGCAAGATATAAAAAAAATTAG
- a CDS encoding AAA family ATPase → MDYISRYGMDFNPFIKNSKEIVVETSDYKEVICRLNYLLNNKGFGILTGGPGRGKTTIIRNWSNSLNSSLYKVIYSSLSTLTVAEFYKNMAAQLGLEPMCRKIDNFKIIQNEITRYSVEKRITPVIIIDEANYVSNGILNDLKMLFNFDMDSRDRAIVLLVGLPQLNNTMRLVANEPLRQRITMNYNLDNLTKSETKDYILAKLTGAKCNTDIFDDTALEAIANASNGVPRIVNKICDSSLMIGNTKNMNTIDSDIIMLAVNETELG, encoded by the coding sequence ATGGATTATATAAGTAGATATGGAATGGATTTTAATCCGTTTATAAAAAATTCTAAGGAAATAGTAGTAGAAACTTCTGACTATAAAGAAGTTATTTGTAGACTTAATTATTTACTTAATAATAAAGGTTTCGGAATCCTGACCGGAGGTCCAGGGCGAGGTAAAACTACAATAATAAGAAACTGGTCTAATAGCCTTAATTCATCACTTTATAAAGTTATTTATAGTTCCCTTTCTACACTTACTGTTGCAGAATTTTATAAAAATATGGCTGCCCAGCTTGGACTAGAGCCAATGTGCAGAAAAATTGATAATTTCAAAATTATCCAAAATGAAATAACTAGATATTCAGTTGAAAAACGTATAACTCCTGTAATAATTATTGATGAAGCTAATTATGTAAGTAATGGAATACTTAATGATTTAAAAATGCTTTTTAATTTTGACATGGATTCAAGAGATCGTGCAATAGTACTTCTTGTGGGGCTTCCTCAGTTAAATAATACCATGAGGCTAGTTGCTAATGAGCCTTTAAGACAACGTATAACAATGAATTATAATTTAGATAATCTCACAAAATCAGAAACTAAAGACTATATATTAGCAAAGCTTACTGGTGCTAAATGTAATACTGATATTTTTGATGATACCGCTCTTGAAGCAATTGCTAACGCTTCGAACGGAGTTCCTAGAATTGTTAATAAAATCTGTGATTCTAGCCTTATGATAGGCAATACAAAAAATATGAATACAATTGATAGTGACATAATAATGCTTGCTGTTAATGAAACTGAACTTGGATAA
- a CDS encoding DDE-type integrase/transposase/recombinase, whose amino-acid sequence MDEKTRKEIALFRYGILAPLISGTYDENKSVKQFFRDAAGKVYQTPDGEDTKVAAATLERWYYNYKNKGFEALIPVKRCDTGRTRKLDSDITEQIKYLKQEYPRIPATLIYQKLINNGTIVKGDISLSTINRYVNVLKLENKYSKNKDMKRYERAHINEVWCGDSSVGPYLKVDGKKKRVYIIALIDDASRYITGIDVFFNDNFVNLMSVLKSAVTRFGKPKILNFDNGASYKNKQMELLAARIGTTISYCAPYTPQSKAKIERWFRTLKDQWMSQLNMNDFNNLDELRISLISYVNSYNQHIHSSLDGLSPQDRFFKESHMIKRLTDEQIETSFLLEYERRVSADNVVMIDETEYEVDYRYSKQRITLRYSPDLSKIYVVDKNTSELTEIKLLNKHDNSVIKREKIKLTGGQE is encoded by the coding sequence ATGGACGAAAAAACTAGAAAAGAAATAGCACTTTTCAGGTACGGAATCTTGGCTCCTCTGATAAGTGGTACTTATGATGAAAATAAAAGTGTTAAACAATTTTTCCGAGATGCCGCAGGCAAAGTATATCAGACTCCAGATGGTGAAGATACTAAGGTAGCTGCTGCTACTCTTGAACGTTGGTATTACAATTACAAGAATAAGGGCTTTGAGGCACTCATACCTGTAAAACGATGCGACACTGGAAGAACACGTAAATTAGATTCTGATATTACAGAACAGATTAAATATTTAAAACAAGAATATCCAAGAATCCCAGCAACACTTATCTATCAAAAGCTTATTAACAATGGAACTATTGTTAAAGGAGATATTTCACTTTCAACAATTAATAGGTATGTTAATGTTCTTAAGCTTGAGAATAAATATTCTAAAAATAAAGATATGAAAAGATATGAGCGTGCTCATATAAATGAAGTATGGTGTGGTGACAGCAGCGTTGGACCTTATTTGAAGGTAGATGGTAAAAAGAAACGCGTTTACATAATAGCACTTATTGATGATGCTTCAAGATACATAACAGGAATAGATGTATTTTTTAATGATAATTTTGTAAATCTTATGTCTGTTTTAAAATCTGCTGTTACACGATTCGGGAAACCTAAAATCTTAAACTTTGATAATGGTGCTTCATATAAGAACAAGCAAATGGAACTTTTAGCAGCTAGAATAGGTACAACTATTAGTTATTGTGCACCCTATACCCCACAATCAAAAGCTAAAATTGAAAGGTGGTTTCGCACATTAAAAGATCAATGGATGTCCCAGCTTAATATGAATGATTTTAATAATTTAGATGAACTTAGGATAAGCCTTATTTCATATGTTAATAGCTATAATCAGCATATACATTCTTCTCTAGATGGACTATCTCCACAGGACAGGTTTTTCAAGGAATCTCACATGATTAAAAGGCTTACAGATGAACAAATTGAAACTTCCTTTTTACTTGAATATGAAAGAAGAGTATCAGCCGATAACGTAGTTATGATAGATGAAACAGAATATGAAGTTGATTATAGATACTCAAAACAAAGAATAACCCTAAGATATTCACCTGATTTAAGCAAAATTTATGTAGTTGATAAAAACACTTCTGAACTTACAGAAATAAAGCTTTTAAATAAGCATGATAATTCTGTTATAAAAAGGGAAAAAATAAAACTTACTGGAGGTCAAGAATAA
- a CDS encoding DUF6431 domain-containing protein: MITNIYDTKIISNLDSKIKSLTQKSYDKFIKDIDFHKLTCSCGRSGQLVKHGYYKRTVKNSDGKISITILRAKCTCCNKTHAIFPECIVPYSQILLCDHISIINAYNSKASFEPIMIANEFIDESNIFYIIKQYLEHWKERITSFKISLDLSISKQCLKNFKRQFMQIKCINNILFS; the protein is encoded by the coding sequence ATGATAACTAATATTTATGATACAAAAATCATATCTAATTTAGATTCAAAAATCAAGTCATTAACGCAAAAATCCTATGATAAATTTATTAAAGACATAGATTTTCACAAACTTACTTGTTCCTGCGGAAGGTCCGGGCAGCTTGTAAAGCATGGTTATTACAAGAGAACTGTTAAAAACAGTGATGGCAAGATATCTATAACAATTCTTAGAGCAAAGTGTACATGTTGCAATAAAACTCATGCTATATTTCCAGAGTGTATTGTACCTTATTCTCAAATTCTTTTATGTGATCATATTTCAATTATTAATGCTTATAATTCCAAAGCTTCTTTTGAACCCATTATGATAGCTAATGAATTTATCGATGAAAGCAATATTTTTTATATAATAAAACAATATCTAGAGCATTGGAAGGAACGTATTACTTCATTTAAAATTTCATTAGATTTAAGTATTTCAAAGCAATGTTTAAAAAACTTTAAAAGACAATTTATGCAAATTAAATGCATCAATAATATTTTATTTTCGTAA